A stretch of Alkalicella caledoniensis DNA encodes these proteins:
- a CDS encoding AraC family transcriptional regulator, translated as MDFIKNLQRAIDFMEDHLLEAITYEDVANHLFMSSYNFHRTFSLVTGITANEYIRNRRLSLAGQEISMSENKVIDVAMKYRYDSPESFTKAFSRFHGVSPNVARRAGIELKSFNRLLIKIKLEGGTGMDYRIEKREPFKLLAKVKKFSNEIIKEEGNNEIADFWKECSANGVFDVLKENAIKQDFYGACAPVSKECSHFDYGIGMEFEGENVPEGFALWEVKPTLWAVFRCIGETPDCIGETWERIFKEFLPGSEYEMIDDTDFELYSDQFTDCFCEIWIPVERK; from the coding sequence ATGGATTTTATCAAAAACTTGCAAAGGGCAATTGATTTCATGGAAGATCACTTGTTAGAAGCCATAACCTATGAAGATGTTGCTAATCACTTATTTATGTCCAGTTATAATTTTCATAGGACATTCAGTCTTGTTACGGGAATAACAGCAAATGAATACATCAGAAATAGGAGATTATCTTTGGCCGGTCAGGAAATTTCTATGTCTGAGAATAAGGTAATTGATGTTGCCATGAAGTACAGGTACGACTCCCCTGAAAGCTTCACTAAAGCCTTTTCAAGGTTTCATGGGGTGAGTCCCAATGTAGCGAGACGGGCAGGTATTGAGTTAAAATCTTTTAATCGCCTTCTTATAAAAATTAAATTGGAGGGTGGTACTGGTATGGATTACAGAATCGAAAAGAGAGAGCCGTTTAAGTTGTTAGCAAAGGTGAAGAAGTTTAGTAATGAAATAATTAAAGAAGAGGGGAACAATGAAATAGCTGATTTTTGGAAAGAGTGTAGTGCCAATGGGGTTTTTGATGTTCTCAAGGAGAATGCTATTAAGCAGGATTTTTACGGTGCCTGTGCTCCTGTCTCTAAAGAGTGCTCGCATTTTGATTATGGTATAGGGATGGAATTTGAAGGTGAGAATGTACCTGAGGGATTTGCCCTTTGGGAAGTGAAACCTACTTTGTGGGCAGTTTTTAGATGTATAGGTGAAACACCTGACTGTATAGGAGAAACTTGGGAAAGGATATTTAAAGAGTTTCTGCCAGGGTCTGAGTACGAGATGATAGATGACACAGATTTTGAACTATATAGCGACCAGTTCACTGATTGCTTTTGTGAGATTTGGATTCCTGTTGAGAGGAAATAG
- a CDS encoding sigma-70 family RNA polymerase sigma factor — MDVTQIVRKAQKGDDIAFFQLMEQAKGRLYRIGYSFLKNEQDSLEAIQETTYRAYKNIKKLKEPNYFNTWVTRIHINYCISQQKVVQRAVPLCPEMFSTEEFNPTVKLDMDHALEKLKPQYKQVIVLKYFEDLSIEDIAKVMEAPEGTIKTWSRRALSCLKDILNKGGGYNA, encoded by the coding sequence GTGGATGTTACACAAATAGTTAGGAAAGCACAAAAGGGTGATGATATTGCTTTTTTTCAACTTATGGAACAAGCCAAAGGAAGACTTTATCGAATAGGGTATTCTTTTTTAAAAAATGAGCAAGATTCTTTAGAAGCAATCCAAGAAACAACATACCGAGCATATAAAAACATAAAAAAATTAAAGGAACCCAATTATTTTAATACTTGGGTAACAAGGATTCATATAAACTATTGTATTAGTCAGCAAAAAGTGGTACAAAGAGCCGTACCATTGTGTCCAGAAATGTTCTCTACTGAAGAATTCAATCCTACAGTTAAGTTAGATATGGACCATGCACTTGAAAAGCTTAAACCACAGTATAAGCAGGTGATAGTCTTAAAGTACTTTGAAGATCTTTCTATAGAAGATATCGCTAAGGTCATGGAAGCTCCAGAAGGAACTATAAAGACATGGTCACGCAGGGCACTTAGTTGCTTAAAAGATATATTAAACAAAGGCGGTGGATACAATGCCTGA
- a CDS encoding Cof-type HAD-IIB family hydrolase, with protein MNDLKVIVMDVDGTLTNSKKVITEKTKETLMKAQELGYTLILASGRPTTGLVGFAKELEMDKHNGLLVSYNGSQVVDFTKNEILFNEPLTVVEAKSILRHIKQFDITPMIDDGKHIYVENLDGLNVEYEASGGNFILEQVEDLEEFITFETNKILTSGSPEYLQTIFNQMKDPFNNELSCVFTAPFYVEYTAKGIDKAKALETILKPMGYTRDQIIAFGDGHNDITMLKYAGVAVAMDNAVQDLKDVADFITLSNEEDGIAHALEKYIVQLNVDKKVSALV; from the coding sequence TTGAACGATTTAAAAGTAATTGTTATGGATGTAGATGGTACACTAACAAATAGTAAGAAGGTCATAACTGAGAAAACTAAAGAAACATTGATGAAGGCACAAGAATTAGGCTACACTTTGATCCTAGCATCTGGTAGGCCTACAACTGGGCTAGTGGGTTTTGCTAAAGAATTAGAAATGGACAAACATAATGGACTATTAGTTTCATATAACGGTAGTCAAGTAGTTGATTTTACTAAGAATGAGATTCTGTTTAATGAACCGTTAACGGTTGTAGAAGCAAAAAGTATATTGAGGCACATTAAACAATTTGATATCACCCCAATGATTGACGATGGCAAGCATATATATGTTGAAAATCTAGATGGACTAAATGTTGAGTATGAAGCAAGTGGTGGTAATTTTATTTTAGAACAGGTAGAAGATCTAGAGGAATTTATCACATTTGAGACAAACAAAATCTTAACAAGTGGATCTCCAGAATATCTTCAAACCATTTTCAATCAAATGAAAGACCCTTTTAACAATGAGCTTAGCTGCGTGTTCACAGCACCTTTTTATGTTGAATACACTGCTAAAGGGATTGATAAAGCCAAAGCCCTAGAAACAATATTAAAGCCAATGGGTTACACAAGAGATCAAATTATTGCATTTGGTGATGGTCATAATGATATAACAATGCTTAAATACGCAGGAGTTGCAGTAGCCATGGATAATGCAGTACAAGATTTAAAAGACGTGGCAGATTTCATCACATTGTCCAATGAAGAAGATGGTATCGCCCATGCTTTAGAAAAATATATAGTTCAGCTAAATGTTGACAAAAAAGTAAGTGCCTTGGTTTAA
- a CDS encoding RNHCP domain-containing protein, with translation MLVRLTYTYQWKVKKHPKKGYQIIHRCMGCGEEKVNIIAEDTLQGDSMDAILKLASL, from the coding sequence ATGCTAGTGAGGTTAACATACACATATCAGTGGAAGGTTAAAAAACATCCTAAAAAGGGGTATCAAATAATTCATAGATGTATGGGTTGCGGTGAAGAGAAGGTTAACATAATCGCAGAGGACACTCTTCAAGGTGATTCCATGGATGCAATATTGAAATTAGCTAGTTTATAA
- a CDS encoding class I SAM-dependent methyltransferase, producing the protein MLNKLLEATKKPELYAPSTMKFWDDEYISKYLLEAHLDFGDDAASRKPELINKSVEWITQLAPPKEDTRLLDLGCGPGLYCERLYKKGYKVTGMDFSKRSVSYAKDIAKEKGHKIEYYYMNYLDLDYENEFDVVILIYCDYAVLSPQDRKKLLTKIFRALKKNGIFIFDVFTPFRYKNMKVETKDWDISNGGFWNPEQHLCLESHFIYPKNTRCNQYVIVDSGNNTEIIRVWDQPFSPETIKAELAHISYESISIYADVTGTPYHEESDTMAMVVKK; encoded by the coding sequence ATGTTAAATAAATTATTAGAAGCTACAAAAAAACCTGAGCTATATGCTCCAAGTACAATGAAGTTTTGGGATGATGAATATATCTCAAAATATCTATTAGAAGCTCATTTGGACTTTGGTGATGATGCAGCCAGTAGGAAACCAGAGCTAATTAATAAGTCGGTGGAATGGATAACTCAATTAGCTCCACCTAAAGAAGATACAAGGCTATTGGACCTAGGATGTGGACCAGGTCTGTATTGTGAAAGGCTTTACAAAAAAGGGTATAAAGTTACTGGTATGGATTTTTCCAAAAGATCAGTAAGTTATGCTAAAGATATAGCCAAAGAAAAGGGCCATAAGATAGAATACTACTATATGAACTATCTAGATTTGGACTATGAAAATGAGTTTGATGTGGTTATATTGATATATTGTGATTATGCTGTTCTTTCCCCTCAAGATAGGAAAAAGCTGCTCACTAAGATATTTAGGGCACTTAAGAAAAATGGTATATTTATTTTCGATGTTTTTACGCCTTTTCGTTATAAAAACATGAAAGTGGAAACTAAGGATTGGGATATAAGTAACGGAGGCTTTTGGAATCCTGAACAACATCTATGTCTAGAGAGTCATTTTATATATCCAAAGAATACTCGCTGCAATCAATATGTGATAGTAGACTCTGGAAATAACACTGAAATAATTAGAGTATGGGACCAACCTTTTAGCCCAGAAACCATAAAAGCTGAGCTAGCCCATATTAGCTATGAAAGCATTTCAATTTATGCTGATGTAACAGGAACCCCATACCATGAAGAATCAGATACAATGGCAATGGTAGTTAAAAAATAA
- a CDS encoding DUF4179 domain-containing protein has product MPEKVELMLKDYKDSDYDNITIPTNINHFIEKGIKQKKVENKKKWRKRMPSIAACILFLLLITAIRISPAFANYLSHIPGLEYIVKIVRFDKGLQLAIENKYIQPIGASLTRGNTTLTVDSIIVDESRIVLFYSVQQNGKTEETFLHSPIIRNQDGEEISGRHGNPGMIDFGITPDFHLSSTVTLETAIYGPPSSWKIDIPVDLDKVHLKDMYVVNDSITFNNDRINIKQFVMYPTMAELDIEFHEGNKYEIFGFKNLRITDGKKEWGHISNGTFSYILSDNSIRYNMQSGFFTYPQKLFLEADGIYALKKEEAEVVVDLQNKKILRAPDDRLELEVVEEDNHFWLKFRVPVYDDGRQYFPFRSRFEDSKGRVFESNTLRVTEYEGNVYNYYYIRKNPLMDNIITVKIIHYPNLIEKPIKVRIK; this is encoded by the coding sequence ATGCCTGAAAAAGTAGAGCTAATGCTTAAAGATTATAAAGATAGTGACTATGATAACATAACTATTCCAACTAACATTAATCATTTTATAGAGAAGGGTATTAAACAAAAAAAAGTAGAAAATAAAAAGAAGTGGAGAAAAAGGATGCCGTCCATTGCAGCATGTATACTGTTTCTCCTATTAATAACTGCAATAAGGATTTCCCCAGCCTTTGCTAACTACCTCAGCCATATTCCTGGCTTAGAGTACATTGTTAAAATCGTGAGGTTCGACAAAGGTTTGCAGTTAGCCATAGAAAACAAGTACATTCAGCCAATTGGTGCCAGCCTGACCCGTGGTAATACAACTTTGACTGTAGATTCTATCATAGTAGATGAAAGTAGAATAGTTCTTTTCTATTCAGTTCAGCAAAACGGAAAAACCGAAGAAACATTCCTACACAGTCCTATAATACGAAACCAAGATGGTGAAGAGATATCGGGAAGACACGGAAATCCTGGAATGATAGACTTTGGTATTACACCGGATTTCCATCTATCAAGCACAGTTACATTAGAAACAGCTATATATGGGCCTCCATCTAGCTGGAAAATAGATATACCTGTTGATTTAGATAAAGTCCACTTAAAAGATATGTATGTAGTTAATGATAGCATTACTTTTAATAATGACAGGATTAATATCAAGCAGTTTGTAATGTATCCAACTATGGCAGAGCTTGACATAGAGTTCCATGAAGGAAATAAATATGAAATTTTTGGTTTCAAAAATTTAAGAATAACTGATGGTAAAAAAGAATGGGGACATATTAGTAATGGTACTTTCAGTTATATATTAAGCGATAATTCCATAAGGTATAATATGCAGAGTGGGTTTTTTACTTATCCCCAAAAACTCTTTCTTGAGGCTGATGGAATATATGCTCTTAAAAAAGAAGAGGCAGAAGTAGTAGTTGATCTTCAAAATAAGAAAATTTTACGTGCACCAGATGACCGTTTAGAGTTAGAAGTAGTCGAAGAAGATAACCATTTTTGGTTGAAATTTAGAGTCCCTGTTTATGATGATGGAAGGCAATACTTTCCATTCCGTTCACGTTTTGAGGACTCAAAGGGGCGAGTATTTGAAAGTAATACGTTACGTGTAACTGAATACGAAGGAAATGTTTATAATTACTACTACATTCGTAAAAACCCATTAATGGATAACATAATAACAGTAAAAATCATTCATTACCCCAACCTAATAGAGAAACCAATAAAAGTGAGAATAAAATAA
- a CDS encoding metallophosphoesterase, with protein MVNLKSWKAIITKKYILITMIFFVVVVFLFSQNNFIMVNNMNLDFRDLPKGFDGFKIVQISDLHNKMFGSNQRRLVAKIKKAQPDVIFITGDMVDSRKYDAKPALILIDEIIDIAPIYYVTGNHEFRLAEFSFLMKEIEKRGVNVLRNSSEILEIDGDEMRIIGVDDPTTLGDMFDEEKNLAVSIDIAIGENEEGYFDLLLSHRPEYFPIYAESQMDLTFSGHAHGGQFRLPLIGGIIAPNQGLLPKYTAGVYTEGDSKMVVSRGLGNSIIPQRIFNRPELVVVTLYRGN; from the coding sequence ATGGTGAATTTGAAATCTTGGAAGGCTATTATAACTAAAAAATATATACTAATAACAATGATTTTTTTTGTAGTTGTGGTTTTCTTATTTTCCCAGAATAACTTTATAATGGTTAACAATATGAATTTAGACTTTAGAGATTTGCCCAAGGGTTTTGATGGCTTTAAGATTGTACAAATTTCAGATTTACATAATAAGATGTTTGGTTCTAACCAAAGAAGACTAGTGGCTAAAATTAAAAAGGCACAACCAGACGTTATATTTATTACTGGTGATATGGTAGATAGCAGGAAATATGATGCTAAACCAGCCCTTATACTTATTGATGAGATTATTGATATAGCACCAATATATTATGTAACGGGAAATCATGAGTTTAGGTTGGCGGAGTTTAGTTTTCTTATGAAGGAGATTGAAAAAAGAGGAGTTAATGTTTTGAGGAATTCTTCTGAGATACTAGAGATAGACGGAGATGAAATGAGAATAATTGGCGTTGATGACCCAACAACTTTGGGAGATATGTTTGATGAAGAAAAGAACCTAGCTGTCAGCATTGACATAGCCATTGGGGAAAATGAAGAGGGATATTTTGATCTATTGCTTAGCCACAGACCAGAGTATTTCCCTATATATGCCGAGTCTCAGATGGATTTGACTTTTTCAGGACATGCCCATGGGGGCCAGTTTAGACTGCCTCTTATAGGAGGGATTATAGCCCCTAACCAGGGCTTGCTTCCTAAATACACTGCGGGGGTTTATACTGAGGGAGATTCAAAAATGGTAGTTAGCAGAGGACTGGGAAACAGTATTATCCCACAGAGAATATTTAACAGGCCCGAACTAGTTGTTGTTACTTTGTATCGAGGAAATTGA
- a CDS encoding PTS sugar transporter subunit IIB translates to MLKIKLFCNAGMSTSMLVTKMRNSAKERNLDVEITAFPESKLEKETDDCDVALLGPQVKFLLGRAKKICDPKGIPVAAINIQDYGLMKGEKVLNMAMKMFEEK, encoded by the coding sequence CTGTTGAAAATTAAATTATTCTGCAATGCAGGTATGTCAACGAGTATGCTTGTTACGAAGATGCGTAATTCAGCTAAAGAACGTAATTTAGATGTTGAGATTACAGCGTTCCCTGAATCAAAACTCGAAAAAGAGACAGATGATTGTGATGTTGCGCTACTAGGCCCACAAGTCAAATTTTTACTTGGACGTGCAAAAAAAATTTGTGACCCAAAAGGCATCCCAGTTGCTGCTATAAATATTCAAGACTATGGCTTGATGAAGGGTGAAAAAGTTCTAAATATGGCTATGAAAATGTTTGAAGAAAAATAG